From one Cydia strobilella chromosome 24, ilCydStro3.1, whole genome shotgun sequence genomic stretch:
- the LOC134752415 gene encoding probable lysine-specific demethylase 4B produces the protein MSTVGEDACSSGGVPTIQTFRPTWDEFKDFNKFIQYMESKGAHKAGLAKVIPPPEWVPRKAGYDLSDLNITIPSPICQVVTGKQGLFQQINIQKKAMTVKQFSILANSAKYCTPRHSSYEDLERKYWKNVTYVAPIYGADVNGSITDPDVKEWNINHLGTILDFVNSDYGIEIDGVNTAYLYFGMWKTTFAWHTEDMDLYSINYLHFGEPKTWYCIPPEHGKRFERIASGFFPTSAKTCQAFLRHKMTLISPQILKQYSVPINKITQEAGEIMITFPYGYHAGFNHGFNCAESTNFAAPRWVEYGKRATQCTCSNDMVKISMDTFVKRFQPDRYELWLKGQDIGCHPEQPEKMVPAPHPSGQDILCNKNNTELPESFIEAEEEGLKKKKRHPLHLKRAMASKSISEGAIAVSILGEDVMDDAEMTMAEGDLDMMTSMKRRHLPMEPDDTQLDALEDIWLKGDEMDPSEAQLPDIGYIDSDRDSDYEEPKSKKEKSKGKSRKSGGKKETKAKVKNETEKDEETGEEKKKTTPKPKVGRKVKTKKLSSEQLEDMAALVSTWESPPHEAAVSPKTEEKADHTGDPLHLGPLPPPTTSETPVPPVKKERKKRKPAEKTEKVEKPKKEKVKKEPVKKTPKPKKEPVEGEVQRKPRKPRTPKKNPNFEYNSPLQPIMSSPKLYAHHNPPKTYQANPQSQKAYTTLPQNLNSLEYSQKTAPSTVQSTPMKTYTSTIIDQQRVPAVVQPIKKDPNEFVSEFQKFLTQTHKSPPPSYRNTSSKRKSAEKPPQKTKTPEKPTEWPHPIGQYNDTMFMENPVDFRTAMQNAADRLQPPTQQQFNPDRSQWRPELFYQQNMQQPQQNYPPMYGQLPSQSPYYRTFHSPYYFPLKKFSLRTVFVPQACLNVLTKQEASPSVEKEEVKVEVERFIDLARQMEAFFLQKRFLLSAMKPELLVREDNNELKCELQRKEELLRRHYDKISQWQTLLADLQGHAVYNKCQSAPPLQQAASPMQPCGVQQSVQAQQMAAAAAAQQAALQQQALQQQQVPRPPLPPAYPAVPRR, from the exons ATGTCTACGGTTGGGGAAGACGCGTGCAGTAGTGGGGGTGTTCCAACAATACAAACCTTCCGCCCTACGTGGGATGAGTTCAAAGATTTCAACAAATTCATCCAATATATGGAGTCAAAGGGGGCACACAAAGCTGGGCTTGCCAAAGTTATTCCTCCGCCGGAATGGGTCCCCCGTAAGGCTGGATACGACCTCAGCGATCTCAACATCACTATCCCCTCGCCCATTTGTCAAGTGGTGACGGGCAAGCAAGGTTTGTTTCAACAAATAAACATACAGAAGAAAGCTATGACAGTAAAGCAATTTTCCATCCTGGCTAACTCCGCCAAGTACTGCACCCCGCGTCATTCCAGCTACGAAGATTTAGAGAGAAAATACTGGAAAAACGTTACTTACGTGGCTCCTATATACGGTGCAGATGTTAACGGCAGCATTACTGATCCAGACGTAAAAGAATGGAACATTAATCACCTCGGCACCATTCTGGACTTTGTCAACTCTGACTACGGCATTGAAATCGACGGAGTCAACACGGCATACCTTTACTTTGGTATGTGGAAGACTACATTCGCTTGGCACACTGAAGACATGGACCTATATTCCATAAACTACTTGCATTTTGGAGAGCCGAAAACATGGTACTGTATTCCCCCGGAACATGGGAAACGCTTTGAGAGAATTGCTTCTGGTTTCTTCCCTACATCAGCAAAGACTTGCCAAGCCTTTTTAAGACACAAAATGACTCTGATCTCACCGCAAATCTTGAAACAGTACTCAGTTCCAATTAACAAAATAACACAAGAAGCTGGAGAAATAATGATCACTTTCCCATATGGGTACCATGCCGGCTTTAACCATGGCTTCAACTGTGCCGAGTCAACCAACTTCGCAGCTCCGAGATGGGTTGAATATGGCAAGCGAGCGACACAATGTACTTGCAGCAATGATATGGTCAAAATATCCATGGATACTTTTGTGAAGCGATTCCAGCCTGACAGATATGAGTTATGGCTCAAAGGTCAAGATATTGGCTGCCACCCAGAACAGCCCGAGAAGATGGTCCCAGCCCCGCATCCTTCAGGCCAAGACATATTGTGCAATAAGAACAACACAGAGCTACCCGAGTCATTTATCGAGGCCGAAGAGGAAGGATTGAAGAAAAAGAAGCGCCACCCGCTCCATCTTAAAAGAGCGATGGCTAGTAAAAGCATTTCTGAAGGCGCTATTGCTGTTTCCATTCTCGGTGAAGATGTTATGGATGATGCAGAAATGACTATGGCAGAAGGTGACCTTGATATGATGACTTCTATGAAGCGCCGACATCTGCCAATGGAACCTGATGACACGCAACTTGATGCCCTTGAAGATATCTGGCTGAAGGGAGATGAAATGGACCCATCTGAGGCACAGCTACCTGATATAGGTTACATAGACTCTGACAGAGATTCTGATTATGAAGAGCCTAAgagcaaaaaagaaaaatcgaAAGGGAAGAGCAGAAAGAGTGGTGGAAAGAAAGAAACTAAAGCCAAAGTTAAAAATGAGACAGAAAAAGATGAAGAGACTGGCgaggagaaaaagaaaactacTCCAAAACCAAAAGTTGGGCGTAAGGTTAAGACCAAGAAACTATCCAGTGAACAGCTTGAAGATATGGCTGCTCTTGTTTCCACTTGGGAGTCACCTCCACATGAAGCTGCTGTCAGTCCAAAGACAGAGGAAAAGGCTGACCACACTGGAGATCCATTACATCTAGGCCCACTACCACCTCCTACTACTAGTGAGACTCCAGTCCCACCAGTGAAGAAAGAGAGAAAGAAACGAAAACCGGCAGAAAAGACAGAGAAAGTGGAAAAACCAAAAAAGGAAAAAGTCAAAAAAGAACCTGTAAAAAAGACTCCTAAACCGAAAAAGGAACCAGTTGAAGGCGAAGTTCAACGCAAGCCAAGAAAACCACGGACACCCAAAAAGAACCCTAACTTTGAATACAACTCTCCTTTACAACCAATAATGTCTAGTCCAAAATTGTATGCCCATCACAATCCACCAAAAACTTACCAAGCAAACCCACAAAGTCAAAAGGCCTACACAACTCTACCACAGAATCTGAACAGTCTAGAATATAGCCAGAAAACTGCACCGTCCACAGTTCAAAGCACACCAATGAAGACCTACACCAGCACAATAATTGATCAACAACGCGTCCCAGCTGTGGTGCAGCCTATCAAAAAGGACCCAAATGAATTTGTAAGCGAATTCCAAAAATTCTTGACTCAGACACACAAATCACCGCCACCATCTTACCGCAATACCAGCTCTAAGCGAAAATCGGCAGAAAAGCCGCCACAAAAGACGAAAACACCAGAAAAACCAACAGAATGGCCGCATCCTATAGGTCAATACAATGACACCATGTTTATGGAAAACCCAGTTGATTTCCGAACAGCCATGCAGAATGCAGCCGATAGATTGCAGCCGCCAACACAACAGCAGTTTAATCCTGACAGATCTCAATGGCGACCAGAGTTATTCTACCAGCAAAATATGCAGCAACCGCAGCAAAACTACCCGCCTATGTATGGCCAGTTGCCCTCACAGTCACCATATTACAGAACATTTCATTCACCATACTACTTTCC TCTTAAAAAATTTAGCTTACGGACTGTATTTGTCCCGCAGGCATGTCTGAACGTGCTGACAAAGCAGGAAGCATCACCCAGCGTGGAGAAGGAAGAGGTCAAGGTGGAAGTGGAGCGGTTTATAGACCTCGCCAGGCAGATGGAGGCGTTTTTCCTACAAAAGAG GTTCCTCCTCTCGGCGATGAAGCCCGAGCTCCTCGTTCGTGAAGACAACAACGAGTTGAAATGCGAGCTGCAGCGTAAGGAAGAGCTTCTTCGGCGGCACTACGACAAAATCAGCCAATGGCAGACCTTACTGGCTGATCTACAG